The Fusobacterium necrophorum subsp. necrophorum genome has a window encoding:
- a CDS encoding Gx transporter family protein, translated as MERRRKRELYVAAFVLLALYLSLLENLIPKPFPWMKFGFSNIIILVILEKWDNKMAFEVLLLRIFIQALMLGTMFSPGFLVSLCSGFFSLCLTTILYRARKYLSVISISCLSATFHNMIQLLVVYFLLFRNIALQSKSIMIFIFGFLLLGVLSGLITGVCVAKLRLRIPSSKEKRRKQSL; from the coding sequence ATGGAAAGAAGGAGAAAAAGAGAACTCTACGTTGCCGCTTTTGTTTTGCTGGCTCTGTATCTTTCTCTCTTGGAGAATCTGATTCCAAAGCCTTTTCCGTGGATGAAATTCGGCTTCTCCAATATTATTATTTTAGTGATTTTAGAAAAATGGGATAACAAAATGGCATTTGAGGTATTATTGCTTCGAATTTTTATTCAAGCCTTGATGTTGGGAACTATGTTCAGTCCCGGCTTTTTAGTCAGTTTATGTTCCGGCTTTTTCAGTTTATGTCTGACGACAATACTCTATCGTGCTAGAAAATATCTATCTGTTATTTCGATTAGTTGTCTGTCCGCAACCTTTCACAATATGATACAATTGCTGGTTGTATATTTTTTACTATTTCGGAATATTGCTTTACAGTCAAAGTCTATTATGATTTTTATTTTCGGATTTTTATTGTTGGGAGTCTTGTCCGGATTGATTACAGGAGTTTGTGTCGCGAAGTTGCGATTACGAATTCCAAGTTCAAAAGAAAAAAGGAGAAAACAAAGCTTATGA
- the glmM gene encoding phosphoglucosamine mutase — MRKYFGTDGIRGEANRELTVDIALRLGYALGYYLKKKSTDKKKIRVILGSDTRISGYMLRSALTAGLTSIGVQVDFVGVLPTPAVAYITRIKKADAGVMISASHNPAKDNGLKVFGSTGYKLPDEVEEEIEYFMDHQEEILTERLAGDEVGKFKYAEDEYYLYRNYLLSSVKGDFQGMKLIIDAANGSAYRVAKDVFLELGAEVIVINDTPNGRNINVKCGSTHPEILSKVVVGYEADLGLAYDGDADRLISVDKHGNIVDGDKVIAILSVLMKQRGELYQNGVVTTVMSNMGLENYLKLQGISLVRASVGDRYVLEKMLANGINIGGEQSGHIILSDYATTGDGVLTSLKLVEAIRDAKKDLHEMIAPIKDWPQVLINVSVDNAKKNSWKEYPVLTSFIAKMEEEMGENGRVLVRTSGTEALIRVMVEGREETQVQEVAKKIAEVVRAELA, encoded by the coding sequence ATGAGAAAATATTTTGGTACAGATGGAATACGAGGAGAAGCAAATCGAGAGTTAACCGTAGATATTGCCTTGCGTCTTGGTTATGCTTTGGGATATTATTTAAAGAAAAAATCCACAGATAAAAAGAAAATTAGAGTGATTTTGGGAAGTGATACTCGAATTTCCGGATATATGTTGCGTTCCGCTCTCACGGCGGGATTGACTTCTATCGGGGTGCAAGTGGACTTTGTAGGGGTATTACCGACGCCGGCAGTTGCTTATATTACAAGAATAAAGAAAGCGGATGCGGGAGTGATGATTTCCGCTTCACATAATCCGGCAAAGGACAATGGTTTGAAAGTATTCGGCTCCACCGGATATAAATTGCCGGATGAAGTGGAGGAAGAAATCGAATATTTTATGGATCACCAGGAAGAAATTTTGACAGAACGATTAGCCGGAGATGAAGTTGGAAAATTTAAATATGCAGAAGATGAATATTATCTGTATCGGAACTATTTGTTGTCTTCCGTTAAAGGGGATTTTCAGGGAATGAAATTGATTATTGATGCTGCCAACGGCTCCGCTTATCGGGTGGCAAAAGATGTCTTTTTGGAATTGGGAGCAGAAGTGATTGTGATCAATGATACTCCAAATGGACGAAATATCAATGTAAAATGCGGTTCCACCCATCCGGAAATTCTATCCAAAGTTGTCGTTGGATATGAAGCGGACTTAGGTCTTGCCTATGACGGAGATGCAGACCGTTTGATTTCTGTCGATAAACATGGGAATATTGTAGACGGAGATAAGGTCATTGCAATTTTATCCGTTTTGATGAAGCAGAGAGGAGAATTGTATCAAAATGGAGTGGTAACTACCGTCATGAGTAATATGGGCTTAGAAAATTACTTGAAATTGCAAGGCATTTCTTTGGTAAGAGCTTCCGTGGGAGATCGATACGTCTTGGAAAAAATGTTGGCAAATGGCATTAATATCGGAGGAGAACAGTCAGGTCATATTATTTTAAGTGACTATGCAACGACGGGAGACGGGGTTTTGACTTCTCTAAAATTAGTCGAGGCGATTCGAGATGCTAAGAAAGACTTGCACGAAATGATTGCTCCCATCAAAGATTGGCCCCAAGTACTAATCAATGTGAGCGTAGACAATGCCAAGAAGAATTCGTGGAAGGAATATCCCGTGTTAACGTCTTTTATTGCAAAAATGGAAGAAGAAATGGGAGAAAATGGAAGAGTTTTGGTAAGGACTTCAGGAACGGAAGCCTTAATTCGTGTTATGGTAGAAGGAAGAGAAGAAACACAAGTTCAAGAAGTTGCCAAAAAAATCGCAGAAGTGGTGAGAGCGGAATTGGCATAA
- a CDS encoding class I SAM-dependent methyltransferase, producing the protein MYKHFSKIYDNFMQHADYTKWKEEIEKLIVLGQPKGKELLELGCGTGELLKRFQKEYHCHGLDISEHMLKVAQEKLGAQKVPLFLGDMVDFDTGERYDIILSIFDTVNHIIDMIDLKRHFRSVFANLNPGGIYIFDMVDRAFMDEMFPNGVFVDVRDDLTVIWEHEVEDGIDYIDATYFTHLVGSRYRRVEETYTKKIYHKREMEHAIRRSNLKIQKLVANTGIAGNRYLYLLKKEEL; encoded by the coding sequence ATGTATAAGCATTTTTCAAAGATTTATGACAATTTTATGCAACATGCAGATTACACGAAGTGGAAAGAAGAAATTGAGAAATTGATTGTTCTGGGGCAACCGAAAGGAAAAGAATTATTGGAACTTGGTTGTGGAACAGGAGAATTGTTAAAAAGATTTCAAAAGGAGTATCATTGTCACGGACTTGACATTTCAGAGCATATGTTAAAAGTGGCCCAAGAAAAATTGGGAGCTCAGAAAGTTCCGCTATTCTTAGGAGATATGGTGGACTTTGACACGGGAGAACGCTATGATATTATTCTTTCGATTTTCGATACGGTAAATCATATTATTGATATGATCGATTTGAAACGGCATTTTCGAAGTGTTTTCGCCAATTTAAATCCCGGGGGGATTTATATCTTTGATATGGTGGACAGAGCATTTATGGATGAAATGTTTCCCAATGGCGTTTTTGTAGATGTTCGGGATGATTTGACAGTGATTTGGGAACATGAAGTGGAAGACGGGATTGATTATATTGATGCCACTTATTTTACACATTTGGTAGGGTCAAGGTATCGTAGAGTGGAAGAAACCTATACCAAAAAGATTTATCATAAGCGAGAAATGGAACACGCCATTCGGCGTTCCAATCTCAAGATACAAAAATTAGTAGCCAATACGGGAATTGCGGGAAATCGTTATCTGTATTTATTGAAAAAGGAAGAACTGTAA
- a CDS encoding AtpZ/AtpI family protein: MPKFWNREFLYYLSLFTQLGLTMIGNILASLFLYLGFAKYIFRHPLILFLFLLLGIVSAYYQVYKLITRKNGKEKKCGRHQDDF; this comes from the coding sequence ATGCCAAAATTCTGGAATCGAGAGTTTCTTTATTATCTTTCTTTATTTACACAGCTTGGACTCACTATGATAGGGAATATTCTGGCTTCTCTCTTTTTGTATCTGGGATTTGCAAAGTATATTTTTAGGCATCCTTTGATTTTATTTTTGTTTTTATTATTGGGAATTGTGAGCGCTTACTATCAAGTATACAAACTGATTACTCGAAAAAATGGAAAGGAAAAGAAGTGTGGAAGACATCAAGACGATTTTTAA
- a CDS encoding ATP synthase subunit I, producing the protein MEDIKTIFKHAGICSASVFVYGILIWNPYVLFGTFSGSLVAILNFYSICEDVKTQVFQRDDSRRRAFLRYVKRYVFCGIYLAFLGHFWGVPMMLSAAVGLLNIKLNIYLLPVFKKLKNYSRKEE; encoded by the coding sequence GTGGAAGACATCAAGACGATTTTTAAACATGCAGGAATTTGTTCTGCTTCGGTTTTTGTCTATGGGATTTTGATTTGGAATCCCTATGTATTGTTTGGAACTTTTTCCGGCTCCTTGGTTGCCATTTTGAATTTTTATAGCATATGTGAAGATGTAAAAACTCAAGTATTTCAAAGGGATGATAGCCGAAGAAGAGCTTTTTTACGCTATGTAAAGCGTTATGTTTTTTGCGGCATTTATTTAGCTTTTTTAGGACATTTTTGGGGAGTACCGATGATGTTAAGTGCAGCCGTAGGCTTGCTTAATATAAAATTGAATATTTATCTTTTACCAGTATTCAAAAAATTAAAAAATTACAGTAGAAAGGAGGAGTAA
- the atpB gene encoding F0F1 ATP synthase subunit A has product MGFQSLQFVTPALVEGPKVAFFVPLPDSLQHLPFVMEYGQGHYGWPVSITVVTTWFLIFLLFLFFKVCTKKLEIIPEKPQILLESIYEFLDNLVEQMLGAWKVKYFSFLGSLFLFIFPANIISFFPIPWAKFAAGSVSIEPAFRTPTADLNTTVGLALLTTVIFVTASVKQNGLWGYIKGFFSPLPFMAPLNVVGELAKPLNISVRLFGNMFAGSVIIGLLYRACPWVIPAPLHLYFDLFSGLVQSFVFVTLSMVYIQSSLGDAEYLD; this is encoded by the coding sequence TTGGGTTTTCAGTCATTACAATTTGTAACACCGGCTTTGGTAGAAGGACCAAAAGTAGCTTTTTTTGTTCCGCTTCCTGATTCTTTACAGCATTTGCCTTTTGTGATGGAATACGGACAGGGACACTATGGATGGCCGGTTTCTATCACAGTGGTAACAACATGGTTTTTAATTTTTTTACTCTTTTTATTTTTTAAAGTTTGTACCAAAAAATTAGAAATTATTCCGGAAAAACCGCAAATTTTATTGGAAAGCATCTATGAGTTTTTGGATAATTTAGTGGAACAGATGTTGGGAGCATGGAAAGTGAAATATTTTTCCTTTTTAGGAAGTTTATTCTTATTTATTTTTCCGGCGAATATTATTTCTTTTTTTCCGATTCCATGGGCGAAATTTGCTGCCGGTAGCGTTTCTATTGAACCGGCATTTCGAACTCCAACTGCGGATTTAAACACAACCGTTGGCTTGGCATTGTTGACAACGGTTATTTTTGTTACAGCCAGTGTCAAACAAAACGGACTATGGGGATATATAAAAGGATTCTTTTCTCCCTTACCGTTTATGGCACCTTTAAATGTAGTGGGGGAATTGGCAAAACCTTTAAATATTTCTGTCAGACTTTTTGGAAATATGTTTGCAGGTTCTGTCATCATAGGATTGTTATACCGGGCTTGTCCTTGGGTGATTCCGGCACCGCTGCATTTGTATTTTGACTTGTTTAGCGGCTTGGTACAAAGTTTTGTCTTTGTAACGTTATCAATGGTATATATTCAATCATCTCTAGGAGATGCGGAATACTTAGATTAG
- the atpE gene encoding ATP synthase F0 subunit C: protein MMEGMLMAKAIVLAGSGIGVGLAMIAGLGPGIGEGYAAGKAVEAVARQPEARGNIISTMILGQAVAESTGIYSLVIALILLYANPLINLLG from the coding sequence ATGATGGAAGGAATGTTAATGGCGAAGGCGATTGTATTGGCCGGATCAGGAATTGGAGTGGGATTGGCAATGATTGCAGGATTAGGACCGGGAATTGGAGAAGGATATGCAGCCGGAAAAGCGGTGGAAGCAGTTGCCAGACAACCGGAAGCAAGAGGAAATATCATTTCTACCATGATTTTAGGGCAAGCTGTTGCGGAATCTACAGGAATTTATTCTTTGGTAATTGCTTTGATTTTATTATATGCAAATCCTCTTATCAACTTGTTGGGATAA
- the atpF gene encoding F0F1 ATP synthase subunit B — protein MEAITMPIISIDINLFWQIINFFILVFVFNKYCKIPIQRILTERKKKITSELRSASLSKEEAKISARQAETALKEARDEAYEILKKAEYRAEEVRNEILADARLQKERMLREASEEVMRLKSRARQELHQEVTSLAVELAEKLMRKNIDEQTATDLIDDFIERVGDEV, from the coding sequence TTGGAAGCAATCACGATGCCGATTATCTCAATTGATATCAATTTATTTTGGCAAATTATCAACTTTTTCATCCTTGTTTTTGTATTCAATAAGTATTGTAAGATACCGATCCAAAGAATTTTAACGGAGAGAAAGAAAAAAATTACAAGTGAATTACGTTCGGCAAGCTTGAGTAAGGAAGAAGCCAAAATTTCTGCAAGACAAGCGGAAACGGCTTTAAAAGAAGCGAGGGACGAAGCATATGAAATTTTGAAAAAAGCGGAATATCGGGCAGAAGAAGTTAGAAATGAAATTTTGGCGGATGCCAGACTTCAAAAGGAAAGAATGTTACGGGAAGCGAGTGAAGAAGTCATGAGATTGAAATCCAGAGCAAGACAAGAGCTTCATCAGGAAGTAACTTCTTTGGCTGTAGAACTGGCGGAAAAATTGATGAGAAAAAACATTGACGAGCAAACAGCCACCGACCTGATTGATGACTTCATCGAAAGGGTAGGGGACGAAGTATGA
- the atpH gene encoding ATP synthase F1 subunit delta gives MIENQVGRRYAEAIYALAEERGEVQETHSFLNSVMELYKQDVNFRNFIEHPLLNIQEKEEVLGEIFTEVPEQRRDIIFYILGKGRISHIRDIVTEYLKIYYEKHQILDVVATFAKELSEEQKEKLIQTLRDRTKHEIRLETQVDERILGGGILKIGDQVIDGSLRKELQQMKHGKKS, from the coding sequence ATGATAGAAAATCAAGTAGGAAGAAGATATGCGGAGGCAATTTATGCTCTGGCGGAAGAACGTGGAGAAGTACAGGAAACACACTCTTTTTTAAATTCTGTTATGGAACTTTATAAACAGGATGTCAACTTCCGTAATTTTATAGAGCATCCTCTTTTAAATATTCAAGAAAAAGAGGAGGTCTTAGGGGAAATTTTTACAGAAGTTCCGGAACAACGAAGAGATATTATTTTCTATATCTTAGGAAAGGGAAGAATTTCCCATATTCGTGATATTGTGACGGAATATTTAAAAATTTACTATGAAAAGCATCAGATTTTAGATGTCGTTGCTACGTTTGCAAAGGAACTTAGCGAGGAACAAAAAGAGAAACTGATTCAAACATTGAGGGATAGGACAAAACATGAAATCCGTTTGGAAACGCAGGTGGATGAAAGGATTCTTGGAGGAGGAATCTTAAAAATTGGCGATCAGGTGATTGACGGTTCTCTTCGGAAAGAATTACAACAGATGAAACATGGAAAAAAGTCTTAG
- the atpA gene encoding F0F1 ATP synthase subunit alpha — MKIRPEEVSEIIKKEIENYKKSLDVKTSGTVLEVGDGIARIYGLSSVMSNELLEFPNGVMGMALNLEEHNVGAVILGNASLIKEGDEVKATGRVVSVPAGEGMLGRVVNALGEAIDGKGEIRPSKYMPVERKASGIISRQPVVEPLQTGLKSIDGMVPIGRGQRELIIGDRQTGKTAIALDAIINQKGNGVKCIYVAIGQKRSTVAQIFQKLENAGAMEYTIIVAATASEAAPLQYLAPYSGVAMGEYFMDKGEHVLIIYDDLSKHAVAYREMSLLLRRPPGREAYPGDVFYLHSRLLERAAKLSPELGGGSITALPIIETQAGDVSAYIPTNVISITDGQIFLETQLFNSGFRPAINAGISVSRVGGAAQIKAMKQVASKVKLELAQYNELLTFAQFGSDLDKATKAQLDRGNRIMEILKQAQYHPYPVEEQVVSFFGVTNGYLDSISVEKVKVFEEELLGKLRASSNILEKIREEKALSKDLEAELRAFIESFKKTFEA; from the coding sequence TTGAAAATTAGGCCAGAAGAAGTGAGCGAAATTATAAAAAAAGAGATAGAAAATTACAAAAAAAGCCTAGATGTAAAAACTTCGGGAACTGTTTTAGAAGTGGGAGACGGAATTGCTCGTATCTATGGACTGAGCAGTGTCATGTCCAATGAACTTTTAGAATTTCCGAATGGAGTCATGGGAATGGCTTTGAATTTGGAAGAACATAATGTCGGAGCCGTTATTTTGGGAAATGCCTCTTTGATCAAAGAGGGAGATGAAGTTAAGGCGACAGGAAGAGTTGTTTCGGTTCCTGCCGGAGAAGGAATGTTAGGAAGGGTTGTCAATGCTTTGGGAGAAGCCATTGACGGAAAAGGAGAAATTCGACCGAGTAAATATATGCCGGTGGAAAGAAAGGCTTCGGGGATTATTTCCAGACAACCGGTAGTGGAACCTCTACAAACGGGATTGAAATCGATTGACGGAATGGTTCCGATTGGAAGAGGACAAAGAGAGCTGATTATTGGGGATAGACAAACAGGAAAAACAGCAATTGCTCTGGATGCCATCATCAATCAAAAAGGAAATGGAGTAAAATGTATCTATGTTGCCATTGGGCAAAAAAGATCGACCGTTGCACAGATTTTCCAAAAATTGGAAAATGCAGGAGCGATGGAATATACGATTATTGTAGCGGCAACCGCTTCGGAAGCGGCTCCACTACAATATTTGGCACCCTATTCCGGAGTAGCTATGGGAGAATATTTTATGGATAAGGGAGAACATGTTTTGATTATTTATGATGATTTATCAAAGCATGCCGTTGCTTATCGGGAAATGTCCTTGTTGTTAAGACGTCCGCCCGGACGGGAAGCCTATCCGGGAGATGTTTTCTATTTGCATTCAAGATTATTGGAAAGAGCGGCGAAACTATCTCCGGAATTAGGAGGAGGTTCCATTACCGCCTTGCCGATTATTGAAACACAGGCAGGAGATGTTTCCGCCTATATTCCAACCAATGTCATTTCCATTACAGACGGACAAATTTTCTTGGAAACCCAGTTGTTTAACTCCGGATTTCGACCGGCAATCAATGCGGGAATTTCCGTATCGAGAGTGGGAGGAGCCGCTCAAATCAAAGCGATGAAACAGGTGGCTTCCAAGGTAAAATTGGAATTGGCACAATACAATGAGCTGCTGACTTTTGCACAGTTCGGTTCTGATTTGGACAAGGCGACAAAGGCACAGTTAGATCGAGGAAATCGAATTATGGAAATATTGAAGCAAGCTCAGTATCATCCTTATCCGGTGGAAGAGCAAGTGGTATCTTTCTTCGGAGTGACGAATGGATATTTGGATTCCATTTCGGTAGAAAAGGTGAAAGTGTTTGAGGAAGAACTTCTGGGAAAACTAAGGGCAAGTTCCAATATTTTGGAAAAAATTCGAGAGGAAAAAGCATTGAGTAAGGACTTGGAAGCTGAGTTAAGAGCTTTCATAGAATCTTTTAAAAAAACTTTTGAAGCATAA
- the atpG gene encoding ATP synthase F1 subunit gamma: MASSKKIKTRIKSIQSTHQITKAMEIVSTTKFRRYSLLAKESQAFSDSIQKILTNISMGVRAERHPLFDGRERVRKIGIIVVSSDRGLCGSFNSSTLKELEKFRKEHEDQHIDLIPVGKKGRDYCEKRAYNILRDYIGIDKDNMLEITEEISRLIVERYYQEKLDEVYILYNKFISALRSDLTMEKIIPITRVEGEENRGYLFEPSAEEVLSALLPRYIGVRVYQAVLNNTASEHSARKNAMKNANENAEDMIRQLDLKYNRERQAAITQEITEIVGGAEAL; encoded by the coding sequence ATGGCATCATCAAAGAAAATTAAGACCAGAATTAAGAGCATCCAATCCACACATCAAATTACAAAAGCAATGGAAATTGTTTCGACGACAAAATTTCGTAGATATTCTCTGTTGGCAAAAGAATCTCAAGCTTTTTCCGATAGTATTCAAAAGATTTTGACGAATATTTCTATGGGAGTGAGGGCGGAAAGACATCCTTTGTTTGACGGACGGGAACGAGTTCGAAAGATAGGAATCATTGTTGTCAGTTCTGATAGGGGACTATGCGGAAGTTTTAACAGCAGTACCTTAAAGGAATTGGAAAAATTTCGAAAAGAACATGAGGATCAACATATTGATCTCATTCCTGTCGGAAAAAAAGGAAGAGACTATTGTGAAAAAAGAGCCTACAATATCCTTCGAGATTACATAGGAATTGACAAGGACAATATGTTGGAGATCACAGAAGAAATTTCTCGTTTGATTGTGGAAAGATACTATCAGGAAAAACTGGATGAAGTGTATATTCTCTATAATAAGTTTATTTCTGCTTTGAGAAGTGATTTGACAATGGAAAAAATCATTCCCATCACTCGAGTGGAGGGAGAAGAAAATAGAGGATATCTCTTTGAACCGAGTGCGGAAGAAGTATTGTCCGCTTTGCTGCCGAGATACATTGGGGTACGTGTTTATCAAGCCGTTTTAAACAATACCGCAAGTGAACATTCCGCAAGAAAAAATGCTATGAAGAATGCAAACGAAAATGCGGAAGATATGATTCGACAGTTGGATTTGAAATACAATCGGGAAAGACAGGCGGCAATTACGCAAGAAATTACAGAAATTGTGGGAGGAGCAGAGGCTCTATAA
- the atpD gene encoding F0F1 ATP synthase subunit beta — MNKGKITQIISAVVDVEFKDELPKIYNALKVQVGERELVLEVQQHLGNNVVRTVAMDSTDGLLRGMEVRDTGVPITVPVGKAVLGRILNVLGEPVDEKGPIETEEYLPIHREAPKFEEQETVTEIFETGIKVIDLLAPYIKGGKTGLFGGAGVGKTVLIMELINNIAKGHGGISVFAGVGERTREGRDLYNEMTESGVLNKTSLVYGQMNEPPGARLRVALTGLTVAENFRDKEGQDVLLFIDNIFRFTQAGSEVSALLGRIPSAVGYQPNLATEMGSLQERITSTKSGSITSVQAVYVPADDLTDPAPATTFSHLDATTVLSRDIAALGIYPAVDPLDSTSKALSPEVVGKEHYEVAREVQRVLQRYTELQDIIAILGMDELGDEDKLVVSRARKIQRFFSQPFAVAEQFTGMEGKYVSIKDTIRGFKEILEGKHDELPEQAFLYVGTIEEAVLKGRDLMKGAE, encoded by the coding sequence GTGAATAAAGGAAAAATTACACAAATTATCAGTGCCGTTGTGGATGTCGAATTCAAAGACGAATTGCCAAAAATATACAATGCATTAAAGGTACAGGTGGGAGAAAGGGAACTTGTGTTGGAAGTGCAGCAACATTTAGGAAATAATGTTGTCAGAACAGTAGCAATGGATTCAACAGACGGATTACTTCGGGGAATGGAAGTGAGAGATACAGGAGTTCCCATTACTGTTCCGGTAGGAAAGGCGGTTTTGGGAAGAATATTAAATGTCTTAGGGGAGCCTGTGGACGAAAAAGGTCCGATAGAGACAGAAGAATATTTACCAATACATAGAGAAGCACCGAAATTTGAAGAACAGGAAACGGTGACAGAAATTTTTGAAACAGGAATTAAAGTCATTGATTTGTTAGCTCCTTATATTAAAGGAGGAAAAACAGGCCTATTCGGAGGAGCCGGAGTAGGAAAAACCGTTTTGATTATGGAACTGATCAATAATATTGCAAAAGGTCATGGAGGAATTTCTGTTTTTGCAGGAGTTGGAGAAAGAACGAGAGAGGGAAGAGATCTATACAACGAAATGACAGAGTCCGGAGTTTTGAATAAAACTTCTTTGGTATATGGGCAAATGAATGAGCCGCCCGGAGCAAGACTTCGAGTGGCTTTAACCGGACTTACTGTTGCCGAAAATTTCAGAGATAAAGAGGGACAGGATGTCTTATTGTTCATTGACAATATTTTCCGTTTCACACAAGCAGGTTCGGAAGTATCGGCACTTTTGGGGAGAATTCCTTCTGCAGTGGGATATCAACCGAACTTGGCGACAGAAATGGGAAGCTTACAAGAAAGAATTACTTCTACAAAATCCGGTTCTATCACTTCCGTGCAAGCAGTTTATGTACCGGCAGACGATTTGACGGATCCGGCACCGGCAACGACCTTTTCTCATTTGGACGCAACAACAGTCTTATCCAGAGATATTGCAGCTTTAGGAATTTATCCGGCAGTGGATCCTTTGGATTCCACTTCCAAAGCCTTATCTCCGGAGGTCGTTGGAAAAGAACATTATGAGGTGGCTCGAGAAGTGCAACGAGTTTTGCAACGATATACGGAGTTGCAGGACATCATTGCTATCTTGGGAATGGACGAGCTGGGAGATGAAGATAAATTGGTCGTTTCCAGAGCAAGAAAAATCCAAAGATTTTTTTCACAACCCTTTGCAGTGGCAGAACAATTTACAGGAATGGAAGGAAAATACGTCAGCATTAAGGATACGATCCGAGGATTCAAAGAAATTTTGGAAGGAAAACATGACGAACTTCCGGAACAGGCTTTCCTGTACGTGGGAACGATAGAAGAAGCAGTCTTGAAAGGAAGAGATTTGATGAAAGGGGCTGAATAG
- the atpC gene encoding ATP synthase F1 subunit epsilon, which produces MATSFMVKVVTPNKVVLEQEADFVLLRTTGGDIGILGNHFPLVAELADGQMKIRKDKREKFFRVEGGFVEISNNQVTILSKRVYPQESQIN; this is translated from the coding sequence ATGGCAACATCTTTCATGGTAAAAGTTGTAACTCCTAATAAAGTAGTTTTGGAGCAGGAAGCAGATTTTGTATTACTTCGAACGACAGGGGGAGATATTGGAATTTTAGGAAATCATTTTCCTTTGGTTGCGGAGCTAGCAGACGGACAGATGAAAATCCGAAAGGATAAGAGAGAAAAATTCTTTCGAGTGGAAGGGGGATTTGTGGAAATCTCCAATAATCAAGTTACGATTTTAAGTAAGCGGGTATATCCACAAGAAAGTCAAATAAACTAA
- a CDS encoding NfeD family protein, with the protein MGIIFWIVVTCILAGLEIIIPSLITIWFALAAFVLVAISFVPLIVFSPFMEWKVFIFLSILFLVITRPLSKKYFQNRRQEFRGDYLGKELVIEKVIRTGYYEARFKGSIWTLLSEDSLEVGDKVQIISFEGNRIIVKKKEA; encoded by the coding sequence ATGGGAATTATTTTTTGGATTGTGGTTACTTGTATTCTGGCGGGCTTGGAAATTATCATCCCAAGTTTAATTACAATTTGGTTTGCCTTAGCTGCCTTTGTATTGGTTGCGATTTCTTTTGTTCCTCTGATTGTCTTCAGTCCTTTCATGGAATGGAAGGTTTTCATTTTCTTATCAATTCTGTTTTTAGTCATTACCAGACCTTTGAGCAAAAAATATTTTCAGAATCGAAGACAGGAATTTAGAGGAGACTATCTCGGGAAGGAATTAGTCATTGAAAAAGTCATCCGTACAGGCTACTATGAGGCGAGATTTAAGGGAAGTATTTGGACTTTACTTTCCGAAGACAGTTTGGAAGTGGGAGATAAGGTACAGATTATCTCTTTTGAGGGAAATCGAATTATTGTAAAAAAGAAGGAGGCATAG